The following proteins come from a genomic window of Anas platyrhynchos isolate ZD024472 breed Pekin duck chromosome 12, IASCAAS_PekinDuck_T2T, whole genome shotgun sequence:
- the CEBPA gene encoding CCAAT/enhancer-binding protein alpha, translated as MEQANFYEVDSRPPMSSGQHHQLQTPLPGSAYSYREAPSAAAPAAGGAELGDICENENSIDISAYIDPAAFNDEFLADLFQHSKQQEKAKAILAGDFDFHSMHGAGAAASAPGHQQQHHQQPLFGCMASYMDGKLDPLYERIAAPGLRPLVIKQEPREEEEVKSAALSALYPHHAAQQHPSHLQYQIAHCAQTTMHLQPGHPTPPPTPVPSPHHPHHPHPPGGLPAAGALKMMPADHRSKSKKTVDKNSNEYRVRRERNNIAVRKSRDKAKQRNVETQQKVLELTTDNERLRKRVEQLTRELETLRGIFRQLPESSLVKAMGSCA; from the coding sequence ATGGAGCAAGCCAACTTCTACGAGGTCGATTCCCGGCCCCCGATGAGCAGCGgccagcaccaccagctccaGACTCCCCTGCCCGGCAGCGCCTACAGCTACAGAGAGGCTCCCTCGGCGGCGGCACCTGCTGCGGGCGGCGCGGAGCTCGGCGACATCTGCGAGAACGAGAACTCCATCGACATCAGCGCCTACATCGACCCCGCCGCCTTCAACGACGAGTTCCTGGCCGACCTCTTccagcacagcaagcagcaggaGAAAGCCAAGGCCATCCTGGCCGGGGATTTCGACTTCCACAGCATGCATGGGgccggcgccgccgcctcggCGCCggggcaccagcagcagcaccaccagcagccgCTCTTCGGCTGCATGGCCAGCTACATGGACGGCAAGCTCGACCCGCTCTACGAGCGCATCGCCGCGCCGGGCTTGCGGCCGCTGGTGATCAAGCAGGAGCCccgcgaggaggaggaggtcaagTCGGCGGCCCTGTCGGCCCTCTACCCCCACCACGCCGCGCAGCAGCACCCCTCCCACCTGCAGTACCAGATCGCCCACTGCGCCCAGACCACCATGCACCTCCAGCCCGGGCACCCCACGCCGCCCCCCACGCCCGTGCCCAGCCCGCACCACCCGCACCATCCGCACCCCCCGGGCGGCCTGCCCGCCGCCGGCGCGCTCAAGATGATGCCCGCGGACCACCGGAGCAAATCGAAAAAGACAGTGGACAAGAACAGCAACGAGTACCGGGTGCGCCGGGAGCGCAACAACATCGCGGTGCGCAAGAGCCGGGACAAGGCCAAGCAGCGCAACGTGGAAACGCAGCAGAAGGTGCTGGAGCTCACCACCGACAACGAGCGGCTGCGGAAGCGGGTGGAGCAGCTCACCCGGGAGCTGGAGACTCTGCGAGGCATCTTCAGGCAGCTGCCCGAGAGCTCCCTGGTGAAGGCCATGGGCAGCTGCGCCTAG